From the Leptospira sp. WS60.C2 genome, one window contains:
- a CDS encoding glycosyltransferase, protein MKTSTIISIVTPSYNQGQFIRETIESVINQKGEFYLDYIIVDGASNDNTVDIIREYDETFKKRKVSDVLGDLVFRESHSCKGVSFRWMSERDKGPVDALNKGIKLIIGNYFLWLNSDDRYSSNDSINNLLIHFMENALLDVVSGDGYFIDSKGYKTGKHQVSRINLKECIFLDYHILQPSTMIKTSILDVIKFDVNFLCVFDCDFFIRVFDKYSWLKINSLISDYRFWGGNITDTMHKQRFKEHLILAWRLSKRVDYFLISLLYLYSSLILKNRFKNSSLVSAIIWFIKKLSYFYVTGKSRR, encoded by the coding sequence ATGAAGACTTCAACTATTATATCAATCGTTACACCCTCCTATAATCAAGGACAATTTATTCGGGAAACCATTGAGTCAGTTATAAATCAAAAAGGAGAATTTTATCTTGACTATATCATTGTCGATGGTGCATCAAATGATAATACTGTAGATATAATTCGTGAATATGATGAAACTTTTAAAAAAAGGAAAGTATCCGATGTTCTAGGTGATTTGGTTTTTAGGGAATCGCATAGCTGTAAAGGTGTTAGTTTCCGCTGGATGAGTGAGCGTGATAAGGGACCAGTAGATGCGCTAAATAAAGGAATAAAATTAATTATTGGGAATTACTTTCTTTGGCTAAATAGTGATGATAGATATTCCTCAAATGATTCAATAAATAATCTTTTGATTCATTTTATGGAGAATGCATTACTTGATGTTGTTTCGGGTGACGGTTATTTCATTGACAGCAAAGGATATAAAACTGGTAAACATCAAGTTTCTAGAATTAATCTAAAAGAATGCATCTTCTTGGATTACCACATTTTGCAACCTTCAACTATGATTAAAACATCGATCCTAGATGTGATCAAATTTGATGTAAATTTCCTTTGTGTATTTGATTGTGACTTTTTTATAAGAGTTTTCGATAAATATAGTTGGTTAAAAATTAATTCTCTAATCTCGGATTATCGATTTTGGGGAGGGAATATAACTGACACAATGCATAAGCAGAGGTTTAAGGAACATTTGATACTTGCCTGGCGCCTTAGTAAACGAGTTGATTATTTTTTGATATCTCTGTTGTATTTATACTCTTCATTAATATTAAAAAATCGATTCAAGAATTCGAGTCTAGTATCTGCAATAATATGGTTTATTAAGAAGCTCTCTTACTTTTATGTTACAGGAAAAAGTCGCAGATAA
- a CDS encoding DegT/DnrJ/EryC1/StrS family aminotransferase yields MIEYENLKLLNAPFQKEIEEAVLRVSQSGWFILGKELETFESEFASFNGNQFCVGVASGLDALALSLKYYDFPEGMEVIVPANTYIATILSIMQNGLKPVLVEPSLDTYNINPEKIKDKITNKTCAIMVVHLYGRPCEMDPILGICQEHDLVLIEDCAQAHGAKYKGKKVGTFGHVNAFSFYPTKNLGAFGDAGAIVTDDPEIANKVRKLRNYGSSVKYYNEFVGMNSRLDEMQAAILSVKLKHLNQINLHKKELARLYQERLSNHYWKPLVDDDSIYQVHHIYPIRTEKRDQLKTYLLENGIKTEIHYPVPPHKQLAFTNYKSNENEFHLLSLPISEEIHATELSLPISYFHTKEDINTVIDVMNRWQV; encoded by the coding sequence ATGATAGAATACGAAAATTTAAAATTATTAAATGCACCATTCCAAAAGGAAATTGAAGAGGCTGTCCTTCGAGTCTCCCAAAGTGGCTGGTTTATTCTTGGTAAAGAGCTCGAGACATTTGAATCTGAATTTGCATCTTTTAATGGAAATCAATTTTGTGTAGGTGTGGCATCTGGTTTAGATGCTTTGGCTTTGAGTCTAAAATACTATGACTTTCCTGAAGGTATGGAGGTGATAGTGCCTGCCAATACCTATATCGCTACGATTCTATCCATTATGCAAAATGGACTCAAACCTGTTTTAGTTGAGCCGTCCTTAGACACATACAACATCAATCCAGAAAAGATTAAAGACAAAATTACGAATAAAACTTGTGCAATCATGGTGGTTCATCTCTACGGTAGGCCATGTGAAATGGATCCAATACTTGGGATATGCCAAGAGCATGATTTGGTTTTAATTGAAGATTGTGCACAAGCACATGGAGCAAAATACAAGGGAAAGAAAGTTGGAACTTTTGGTCATGTGAATGCATTCAGCTTTTATCCTACAAAAAATCTAGGTGCTTTTGGTGATGCGGGTGCGATTGTGACAGATGATCCAGAGATAGCAAATAAAGTAAGAAAATTACGAAATTATGGTTCTTCTGTAAAATATTATAATGAGTTTGTTGGGATGAATTCCCGGTTAGATGAAATGCAGGCGGCAATTCTTTCTGTCAAATTGAAGCATCTTAATCAAATTAATCTTCATAAGAAAGAACTGGCACGTTTGTACCAAGAAAGACTCTCGAATCACTATTGGAAGCCATTAGTTGATGATGATTCGATCTACCAAGTTCATCATATCTATCCGATTCGAACAGAAAAACGAGATCAGTTGAAAACCTATCTCCTTGAGAACGGTATCAAAACTGAGATCCATTACCCCGTCCCACCACACAAACAACTTGCATTCACGAACTATAAAAGCAATGAAAATGAGTTTCATCTGCTTTCGTTGCCAATTTCTGAGGAGATCCATGCAACGGAACTGAGTCTGCCGATTTCATACTTCCACACGAAAGAGGATATAAACACTGTCATCGATGTGATGAATCGGTGGCAGGTTTAA
- a CDS encoding FdtA/QdtA family cupin domain-containing protein — translation MEEIVVKNSGYVLLKQFSDDRGATLSVAEANRDIPFVIKRTYYIIQKNETDVTRGNHAHKETIQVIFCLKGSFVLHLDDGKNTQKILMNESNRGVVLGKELWHSMESISSDCVMLVYASDYYEENDYLRTYDEFIEYIAHKKK, via the coding sequence TTGGAAGAGATCGTAGTAAAAAACTCTGGCTATGTTTTATTGAAACAGTTTTCGGATGATCGTGGGGCAACCTTATCGGTTGCCGAAGCAAATCGGGACATTCCCTTTGTTATAAAAAGAACCTATTATATCATTCAAAAAAATGAAACAGATGTAACTCGAGGAAATCACGCCCATAAAGAAACAATTCAAGTGATCTTCTGTTTGAAAGGTAGTTTTGTTCTACACTTGGATGACGGAAAAAACACCCAAAAAATTTTAATGAATGAAAGCAATAGGGGAGTTGTTTTGGGGAAAGAACTTTGGCATTCGATGGAATCAATTTCCTCCGACTGTGTTATGTTAGTCTATGCATCTGATTATTATGAAGAAAACGATTATTTACGTACGTATGATGAGTTTATTGAATATATCGCTCATAAAAAGAAATGA
- a CDS encoding class I SAM-dependent methyltransferase, which yields MNRDFLPNLKYIFFNPFFITRRFLYLYIEKLSKYIQKGKLLDIGCGTKPYQQFFSSSEYIGMDYAHGINSSNPLADVFYDGKHFPFKTNTFDYFLATEVLEHVFNPDEFILEIKRVLKKGGIGIVTVPFVWDEHEVPYDFARYSSFGIKALLERNGFEVLEQYKTGNFVLTLGQLFCTYLYYIFSRRRILYKISLPLVFAPIQMLTIFLSKVFPANNGFYLDNILLVRKK from the coding sequence ATGAACCGGGATTTTTTACCAAATTTAAAATATATTTTCTTCAATCCGTTCTTCATCACGAGAAGGTTTCTATACCTCTATATAGAAAAACTAAGCAAATACATACAGAAAGGAAAGTTGCTTGATATCGGCTGTGGTACAAAACCTTACCAACAGTTTTTCTCTTCCTCGGAATACATTGGAATGGATTATGCGCATGGCATTAATTCTTCAAATCCACTTGCTGATGTGTTTTATGATGGGAAACATTTCCCGTTTAAGACAAATACCTTCGATTATTTTTTGGCAACTGAAGTTTTGGAACACGTATTCAATCCAGATGAGTTTATACTCGAAATAAAACGTGTGTTAAAAAAAGGTGGAATCGGAATTGTGACTGTTCCCTTTGTTTGGGATGAACATGAAGTCCCTTATGATTTTGCACGTTACTCTTCCTTTGGAATTAAGGCCTTATTGGAAAGAAATGGTTTTGAGGTTTTGGAACAATATAAAACGGGGAATTTTGTTTTAACATTAGGACAATTGTTTTGTACATATTTGTATTATATTTTCTCCAGACGAAGGATCCTCTATAAAATAAGCCTTCCTCTTGTTTTTGCTCCGATCCAAATGCTTACAATTTTTTTATCAAAAGTATTTCCGGCAAATAACGGATTTTATTTAGATAATATTCTTTTAGTTCGAAAAAAGTAG
- a CDS encoding methyltransferase, TIGR04325 family, with protein MKYAPIVIFVYNRPEHTKRVVDSLLSNKEASQSDLIIYSDAPKNKEHLENVVKVRSYLKEISGFQSIQIVEREMNFGLAKSIINGVTEVVSKYGTVIVLEDDILVSPYFLQFMNKGLETYQKEEKVASIHSYNFPMNTADLEDTYFIRGADCWGWATWQRAWKFFEPDGKKLRDELLKNNLVRDFDYEHTFPFFQMLQNQIDGKNNSWAIRWHASIFLQNKLTLYPRESLVLNIGLDNSGTHCDDNDHWSKEFSYMKDHELPSSIQENKLARKRMIEYFQSISLQPNPSKRTTFRQFIKRLLRLSKRIASKCLRFLIVKDVKTEFTFTGNYRTWEEASSLCSGYDSDNIIQKVKESLQLVRDGKAVYERDSVIFDEIQYSQPLLIGLLFSASLNEGRLKVLDFGGSLGSTYFQNRKFLSRLNHLEWSIVEQEKFVNLGKSDFETEEIRYYHTIEEVVKNRKPNTVLISGVIQYLRHPYEILDLILSYDFQTIIFDRTPFFIEAYPDRITIENVSPEIFKAEYPAWFFNYQNFLNFMMEKYELIESFESNDKYSLADAAVIYRALIFKRKK; from the coding sequence ATGAAATACGCTCCTATTGTGATATTTGTTTATAATCGACCCGAACACACAAAACGTGTTGTAGACTCTCTTTTGTCGAATAAGGAAGCGTCTCAATCCGATTTGATCATCTATTCTGATGCTCCAAAAAACAAAGAACATCTTGAGAATGTCGTGAAAGTCAGATCCTACTTGAAGGAAATTTCTGGTTTTCAATCTATACAGATTGTGGAACGAGAAATGAACTTTGGTTTGGCTAAGTCAATCATTAACGGTGTCACTGAAGTTGTAAGTAAATACGGAACTGTAATTGTGCTCGAAGATGATATTCTAGTGAGTCCTTACTTTCTTCAGTTTATGAATAAGGGATTGGAAACCTACCAAAAAGAAGAAAAAGTGGCCAGTATTCATTCATATAATTTTCCTATGAATACAGCTGATTTAGAAGATACTTACTTCATTCGAGGAGCTGATTGTTGGGGTTGGGCAACTTGGCAAAGAGCTTGGAAATTTTTCGAACCTGATGGAAAAAAATTACGAGATGAACTGTTAAAAAATAATCTAGTGAGAGACTTCGATTATGAACATACATTTCCTTTTTTTCAAATGTTGCAAAATCAAATCGATGGTAAAAATAATAGCTGGGCTATTCGTTGGCATGCTTCGATTTTTTTACAAAATAAACTGACTCTTTATCCAAGGGAAAGTTTAGTTTTGAATATTGGACTCGACAACTCAGGTACTCACTGTGATGATAATGATCATTGGAGTAAAGAATTTTCTTATATGAAGGATCATGAGTTACCGTCATCTATTCAGGAAAACAAACTAGCAAGGAAGAGAATGATCGAATATTTTCAATCAATCTCATTGCAACCTAATCCATCGAAACGCACTACATTCAGACAATTCATTAAACGTTTATTGCGGTTATCCAAAAGGATCGCATCTAAATGCCTTCGGTTTCTCATTGTCAAAGATGTAAAAACAGAATTTACATTTACTGGAAATTATAGGACTTGGGAAGAGGCTTCTTCACTATGTTCAGGTTATGATTCCGATAACATCATTCAAAAAGTGAAAGAATCATTGCAATTGGTACGGGATGGCAAAGCTGTCTATGAAAGAGATTCGGTAATCTTTGATGAAATTCAGTATTCGCAACCCCTATTGATTGGTTTACTTTTTTCTGCTTCTCTCAATGAAGGAAGATTGAAAGTTCTGGATTTCGGAGGTTCATTGGGAAGTACCTACTTTCAGAATCGAAAGTTTTTATCTAGGCTCAATCATTTAGAATGGAGTATTGTTGAACAAGAAAAGTTCGTGAATCTTGGGAAATCGGATTTTGAAACAGAAGAAATCCGGTATTATCATACGATTGAAGAAGTGGTTAAAAATAGAAAACCAAATACAGTTTTGATTTCGGGTGTAATCCAATATTTAAGACATCCTTACGAGATACTCGATTTGATTCTTTCATACGATTTTCAAACCATTATCTTTGATCGAACTCCGTTCTTTATTGAAGCCTATCCTGATCGAATTACGATAGAGAACGTTTCTCCTGAAATATTTAAAGCAGAATATCCAGCATGGTTTTTTAACTATCAAAATTTCCTAAATTTTATGATGGAGAAATATGAATTAATTGAAAGCTTTGAATCGAATGACAAATACTCTTTGGCGGATGCCGCAGTCATCTATCGAGCTTTAATATTTAAGAGAAAAAAATGA
- a CDS encoding FkbM family methyltransferase — translation MMPFFNRIFSEKKKIHPSYSQEGEDMVLRDFFGDQKHGFYVDVGAYDPFRFSNTNYFYELGWNGINIEPSPDGFKQFQKFRKRDQNLNLGIGMEESELIYYRFEEAALNTFDASRVKFLEESTNYKTKDQVKINVRPLVKVLQEYAVGKEIDFINIDVEWNEMSVLKSGDWKQFRPKVILIEILNFDLETISQNPINIFLKEIGYRFYCKTPRTCFYIDQNILI, via the coding sequence ATGATGCCTTTTTTTAATCGAATCTTTAGTGAAAAAAAAAAAATCCACCCTTCCTATTCCCAAGAAGGCGAGGACATGGTCCTTCGTGATTTTTTTGGAGATCAAAAACATGGATTTTATGTAGACGTTGGTGCATATGATCCATTCCGTTTTTCGAATACGAATTATTTCTATGAATTGGGTTGGAATGGAATAAATATAGAGCCATCACCAGATGGATTCAAACAATTTCAAAAATTCCGGAAACGAGATCAAAATTTGAATCTCGGGATAGGAATGGAAGAATCCGAACTGATTTATTACCGCTTTGAAGAGGCCGCCCTCAATACATTTGACGCAAGTCGAGTTAAGTTTTTAGAAGAATCAACCAACTACAAAACAAAAGACCAAGTGAAAATTAACGTAAGGCCTCTTGTCAAAGTTTTGCAAGAATATGCCGTTGGAAAGGAAATCGATTTTATCAACATTGATGTAGAATGGAACGAAATGTCTGTTCTCAAATCTGGAGATTGGAAACAGTTTCGACCCAAGGTAATTTTAATTGAAATCTTGAATTTCGATCTAGAAACAATTTCGCAAAACCCAATCAATATCTTTTTGAAAGAAATAGGCTATCGTTTTTATTGCAAAACCCCTCGAACTTGTTTCTACATAGATCAAAACATTTTGATTTAG